One region of Terricaulis silvestris genomic DNA includes:
- the recG gene encoding ATP-dependent DNA helicase RecG has product MSDGTSPSPTAIEAALLTEARAPKGARKETMDLIEKVAGGRLVRDVVFLPPNSAIDRRLRVPIAETNDGDIATIEAEIDGHMAAYKNLPHRIRLRDETGFLTVAYFRGNEEMLKRMWPVGQTRLVSGKIGMYDGMRQMLHPDHVVDPEKGEAPPAVEPVYPLTQGLFGRTLSRTILAGLDGVPEAPEWLEATTVKAHDWPDFRTALEHLHRPASPEDVLPEGPFRTRLAYDELFARQCALRLRRQHRRKEPGRAVVGDGRFAQKIIDSLPFAQTGAQLRSIKEIYADMAEPAPMLRLLQGDVGSGKTLVAALAMARAAEAGFQSAMMAPTDLLARQHGQTLAPLLEAAGIAMAVLTGRDKAKERKVILERMASGDLSVVIGTHALFQDDVAFKDLGLIVIDEQHRFGVSDRARMVAKGYSPHVLVMSATPIPRTLALSIHGDMDLSVLDEKPPGRQIIKTATMPTSRMSEVIEAIADAAKRGERAYWVCPLIEESEAVDLAAVDDRYEELKAYFGKGVEIVHGRISPTQREAAMERFRSGESFLMVATTVIEVGVNVPEATIMVIEHAERFGLAQLHQLRGRVGRGDKQGSCVLLWKPPLGVNAKERLDAVRRNDDGFAIAEIDFRLRGAGDMLGTQQSGLPPFRLVSPEAHADMLGAADKEARLAIERDPDLATSRGEAIRLVLKLFGYADAAELARSG; this is encoded by the coding sequence ATGAGCGACGGAACGTCCCCTTCCCCCACGGCCATCGAAGCCGCGCTGCTCACCGAGGCGCGGGCGCCTAAGGGCGCGCGTAAGGAGACGATGGATCTGATCGAAAAAGTCGCGGGCGGGCGGCTCGTGCGGGACGTCGTGTTCCTGCCGCCGAACTCGGCGATTGATCGGCGGTTGCGCGTGCCTATCGCGGAGACGAACGACGGCGACATCGCCACCATAGAGGCCGAGATCGATGGCCACATGGCCGCCTACAAAAACTTGCCGCATCGGATCAGGCTGCGCGACGAGACTGGGTTTCTCACTGTCGCTTACTTCCGCGGCAACGAAGAGATGCTGAAGCGGATGTGGCCGGTAGGCCAGACGCGGCTCGTGAGCGGTAAGATCGGCATGTATGACGGCATGCGCCAGATGCTGCACCCCGATCACGTCGTCGATCCGGAGAAAGGCGAAGCGCCGCCGGCGGTCGAGCCTGTGTATCCGCTGACACAGGGGCTGTTCGGACGCACGTTGTCACGCACTATTCTCGCGGGCTTGGATGGCGTGCCTGAAGCACCGGAGTGGCTCGAGGCGACAACGGTGAAGGCGCATGATTGGCCGGACTTCCGTACGGCGCTCGAACACCTGCATCGGCCCGCTTCACCGGAGGACGTGCTGCCCGAGGGCCCGTTTCGCACGCGGTTAGCCTACGACGAATTGTTCGCGCGCCAGTGCGCGTTGCGCTTGCGGCGTCAGCATCGACGTAAGGAACCAGGGCGCGCGGTGGTTGGCGACGGACGGTTCGCACAGAAGATCATCGATAGTCTCCCGTTCGCACAAACCGGCGCGCAACTGCGCTCGATTAAGGAGATTTACGCCGACATGGCCGAGCCAGCGCCGATGTTGCGTTTGCTGCAGGGCGACGTGGGTTCCGGCAAGACATTGGTCGCGGCGCTGGCGATGGCACGGGCCGCCGAGGCTGGTTTTCAGAGCGCGATGATGGCGCCGACGGATTTGTTGGCGCGACAGCATGGACAAACATTGGCGCCGTTGCTGGAAGCCGCCGGTATTGCAATGGCAGTGCTGACGGGGCGCGACAAGGCCAAGGAGCGCAAGGTGATCCTTGAGCGCATGGCGTCGGGCGACCTTTCGGTTGTGATCGGCACGCACGCGCTCTTCCAGGACGATGTCGCGTTCAAGGATTTGGGTCTTATTGTCATCGATGAGCAGCACCGGTTTGGCGTGTCCGACCGCGCGCGCATGGTGGCGAAGGGATATTCGCCGCACGTGCTGGTGATGAGCGCAACGCCGATCCCGCGCACGTTGGCGCTCTCGATCCATGGCGACATGGACTTGTCAGTGCTGGATGAGAAGCCGCCGGGGCGCCAGATCATCAAGACGGCGACGATGCCGACGTCGCGGATGAGCGAGGTGATTGAAGCGATCGCGGACGCCGCAAAACGCGGTGAGCGAGCGTATTGGGTGTGCCCGCTGATCGAAGAGAGCGAAGCGGTCGATCTCGCGGCGGTCGATGATCGATACGAAGAGCTGAAGGCGTATTTCGGCAAGGGCGTGGAGATCGTGCACGGGCGCATCTCGCCGACGCAGCGTGAAGCGGCGATGGAGCGGTTTCGTTCGGGCGAGTCGTTTCTGATGGTGGCGACGACGGTGATCGAAGTGGGCGTCAACGTGCCGGAAGCGACGATCATGGTGATTGAGCACGCCGAGCGCTTTGGCCTGGCGCAGCTGCACCAGTTGCGTGGTCGCGTCGGTCGGGGCGACAAGCAGGGCTCGTGCGTGCTGCTCTGGAAGCCCCCATTGGGCGTGAACGCGAAGGAGCGGCTGGACGCGGTTCGGCGGAACGATGACGGCTTTGCCATCGCGGAGATCGATTTCCGGCTGCGCGGTGCCGGCGACATGCTGGGCACGCAGCAATCTGGTCTGCCGCCGTTCCGGCTGGTCTCGCCCGAGGCGCATGCGGACATGCTAGGCGCCGCGGACAAAGAAGCGCGGCTGGCCATCGAGCGCGATCCGGATTTGGCGACATCGCGCGGCGAGGCGATCCGCCTGGTGCTGAAGCTCTTCGGCTACGCTGACGCGGCCGAACTGGCGCGTTCGGGCTAA
- a CDS encoding FAD assembly factor SdhE has product MDDRRKKLQFRAWRRGFREIDLILGGFADRKLDLLDETAVDAFERLLDASDQDVYEWITEQAPAPAEHNTPTLALIRAFRFEMSKPA; this is encoded by the coding sequence ATGGACGACCGCCGCAAGAAGCTACAATTCCGCGCGTGGCGTCGGGGATTTCGGGAGATTGACTTGATTCTAGGCGGCTTTGCCGACCGGAAACTTGACCTTCTCGACGAAACCGCTGTGGACGCCTTCGAACGGTTGCTCGATGCCTCTGACCAGGACGTCTACGAGTGGATCACTGAGCAGGCGCCCGCGCCCGCTGAACACAACACGCCAACCCTCGCGCTGATTCGCGCGTTCCGCTTCGAGATGTCCAAACCCGCCTGA
- a CDS encoding SAM-dependent methyltransferase — MKPMELETPPFPGQRATTALVSGLKAPASAKAVLFGLMQIKGGVLAITLPDGRIVDFGEGQARADMTVRDWRFGRRVLINGDIGFAEGFMAREWETSDLPALLTLLADNIERFTRLMDGNVIGKAVNWLRHVTNANTRAGSRRNILAHYDLGNRFYEAWLDRTMTYSSAKFDAKANDLEGAQVEKYRALAQQLELKAGDHVLEIGCGWGGFAEFAAREYGARVTGITISDEQLAYAQARIERAGLSHLVDIRRQDYRDVEGQFDKVASIEMFEAVGERYWPAYFAKISEVLKPGGRAGLQIITIEDRLFESYRKRADFIQRYVFPGGMLVSIARLKQETANAGLAWRKVEAFGQSYAETLHAWAERFSAKWREISAMGFDERFKKLWLFYLGYCEAGFRTGRTDVIQLALAKPAA, encoded by the coding sequence ATGAAGCCGATGGAGCTTGAGACCCCGCCCTTCCCTGGACAACGCGCCACGACGGCGCTTGTCAGCGGCCTCAAAGCGCCTGCCAGCGCGAAGGCCGTCCTGTTCGGCTTGATGCAGATCAAGGGCGGCGTGCTGGCTATCACCCTGCCGGATGGGCGCATCGTCGATTTCGGTGAAGGCCAAGCACGCGCTGATATGACTGTGCGCGATTGGCGCTTTGGGCGGCGCGTCCTGATCAATGGCGACATCGGTTTCGCCGAAGGCTTCATGGCGCGCGAATGGGAGACAAGCGATCTGCCTGCGCTGCTGACGCTGCTGGCAGACAACATTGAGCGCTTCACCCGGTTGATGGATGGCAACGTCATCGGCAAAGCGGTGAATTGGCTGCGTCACGTCACAAACGCCAACACCCGCGCGGGTTCGCGCCGCAATATTCTGGCGCACTACGATCTGGGCAATCGCTTCTACGAAGCGTGGCTCGATCGCACGATGACGTATTCGTCCGCCAAGTTCGACGCCAAGGCCAATGACCTGGAGGGCGCACAAGTCGAGAAGTATCGCGCATTGGCGCAACAGCTTGAACTCAAGGCTGGCGACCATGTGTTGGAGATCGGCTGCGGCTGGGGTGGCTTCGCTGAATTTGCGGCGCGCGAGTATGGAGCGCGCGTCACCGGCATCACGATCAGCGACGAACAACTGGCTTACGCCCAGGCGCGGATTGAGCGGGCTGGGCTTTCACACCTGGTGGACATTCGGCGTCAGGATTATCGCGATGTCGAAGGCCAGTTCGACAAGGTCGCTTCGATCGAGATGTTCGAGGCCGTCGGCGAGCGATATTGGCCTGCGTACTTTGCCAAGATCTCCGAAGTGCTGAAGCCAGGCGGACGCGCGGGGCTGCAGATCATCACGATCGAGGATCGGTTGTTTGAGAGCTACCGGAAACGCGCGGATTTCATTCAGCGCTACGTGTTTCCTGGCGGCATGCTTGTGAGCATCGCGCGGTTGAAGCAGGAAACCGCGAATGCCGGTCTGGCCTGGCGCAAGGTAGAAGCGTTCGGTCAGTCTTACGCCGAAACCCTGCACGCCTGGGCGGAGCGCTTCAGCGCCAAGTGGCGCGAGATCAGCGCTATGGGCTTTGATGAGCGCTTCAAGAAGCTTTGGCTTTTCTATCTGGGCTATTGCGAAGCCGGGTTCCGCACCGGGCGCACCGATGTGATCCAACTTGCGCTCGCCAAACCGGCAGCTTGA
- a CDS encoding glycosyltransferase family 2 protein → MTAPISAFIRAKNEERMIGDVIRAAQQVVSEVVVVDSGSTDKTIEIAEELGARVVRSPWLGGGKQKRLGEDACTHDWLLDLDADEIVAPELASEIGVLFANGAPERSVYQMMMATAPPVGAVWRDFNLVDRRKLYDRRVVRAPDHANYDQFDVPSGVSVGKLRAPLLHYSFRDLAHLEDKFTRNSAGRARNTKLKPLWLLQLRVVFGKPFYFLNQYVRRGLWRAGWYGFAVANIAAHGRWMKDALMVEIHLRNRQGRED, encoded by the coding sequence ATGACCGCGCCGATCTCCGCTTTCATCCGCGCCAAGAACGAAGAGCGCATGATCGGCGACGTGATCCGCGCCGCGCAGCAAGTCGTGTCCGAAGTCGTGGTGGTGGATTCTGGGTCGACGGACAAGACGATCGAGATCGCTGAAGAGCTCGGCGCGCGCGTGGTGCGGTCGCCGTGGTTGGGCGGCGGCAAGCAGAAACGGTTGGGCGAAGACGCTTGTACGCACGATTGGCTGCTGGACTTGGATGCCGATGAGATCGTAGCGCCGGAGCTTGCAAGCGAGATCGGGGTGCTGTTCGCCAACGGCGCGCCCGAGCGGTCGGTGTATCAGATGATGATGGCTACGGCGCCGCCGGTTGGCGCGGTTTGGCGTGATTTCAATTTGGTAGATCGGAGGAAGCTTTACGATCGACGCGTCGTGCGTGCGCCGGACCATGCGAACTACGATCAGTTCGACGTGCCGAGCGGGGTGTCGGTTGGCAAATTGCGCGCTCCGCTGTTGCACTATTCCTTCCGCGATCTGGCGCACCTGGAAGACAAGTTCACGCGCAACTCCGCCGGCCGCGCGCGAAACACAAAGCTGAAACCGCTTTGGCTGCTGCAACTGCGCGTCGTGTTCGGCAAGCCGTTCTATTTCCTCAACCAGTATGTCCGACGTGGTCTTTGGCGCGCCGGCTGGTACGGCTTCGCGGTGGCCAATATCGCGGCGCACGGACGCTGGATGAAGGACGCGTTGATGGTGGAAATCCATCTGCGCAATCGCCAGGGGCGCGAGGACTGA
- a CDS encoding integrase core domain-containing protein: MAWGIAFGFACGLLVRSLWVSGLRASILHAHREAFRLWWRWRSRHKGGRPRIDPALIALIRRMSLENPLWGAPRLHGELLKLGFRLSQSTVSKYMIPRKGRPAQSWITFLRNHASAIAAIDMLTVRTFAFECLYAFVVLSHDRRRILRIEVTTHPTALWLASQVAQVLGAGSGVRVLVRDNDGAYGAAFRDQVRALGLDDRPTRPGSPWQNGHVERLIGSIRRECLDHQIIFNAAHLRRVLGAYAAYYNDDRTHLALAKDAPETRAVEAHGRIVSRRVLGGLHRRYFRIRSK, from the coding sequence GTGGCATGGGGAATTGCTTTCGGCTTCGCTTGCGGCTTGTTGGTGCGCAGCCTCTGGGTCAGCGGTTTGCGTGCGTCGATCCTGCACGCCCATCGCGAAGCCTTCCGACTCTGGTGGCGATGGCGGTCCCGTCACAAAGGCGGACGGCCTCGGATCGATCCCGCGCTCATCGCCCTCATCCGCCGCATGAGCTTGGAAAACCCGCTCTGGGGCGCGCCGCGCCTTCATGGCGAGCTGCTGAAGCTGGGCTTCCGCCTCTCCCAATCGACCGTGTCCAAATACATGATCCCGCGCAAGGGACGCCCGGCGCAGAGCTGGATCACGTTCTTGCGCAATCACGCCAGCGCTATCGCCGCCATTGACATGCTCACGGTGCGGACGTTCGCGTTCGAATGCCTCTATGCCTTCGTCGTCCTGTCGCACGACCGGCGCCGCATTCTGCGCATCGAGGTGACCACTCATCCAACAGCACTCTGGCTGGCGTCCCAGGTCGCGCAGGTCCTCGGCGCCGGCAGCGGCGTCCGCGTTCTCGTCCGCGACAACGACGGCGCCTACGGCGCGGCGTTTCGCGACCAGGTGCGGGCGCTTGGTCTTGACGATCGACCGACCCGACCCGGTTCGCCCTGGCAGAACGGCCACGTCGAGCGGCTGATCGGCTCGATCCGGCGCGAATGCCTCGATCATCAAATCATTTTCAACGCCGCGCACCTGCGCCGGGTGCTCGGCGCCTACGCCGCCTATTACAACGACGACCGCACGCACTTGGCCCTCGCCAAGGATGCGCCCGAAACGCGGGCCGTCGAAGCGCACGGCCGCATTGTCTCGCGCCGCGTACTCGGCGGATTGCACCGCCGCTATTTCAGAATTCGCTCAAAATGA
- the sseA gene encoding 3-mercaptopyruvate sulfurtransferase, whose product MEHTDPIVSCAWLAERLDAPDIRIIDATWFLPRDARDAKALYAARRIPGAIFFDIDEIADKGTNLPHMLPAPEKFASRMKKLGVGDGARVVVYDSQGLFSAARVWWTFRVMGHDDVVVLDGGLPAWERGGYPIETDPPAPKTERHFTPRVRADLVRDLSDMRRAVEAGAQILDARPNPRFRGEAPEPRPGLKSGHMPGAHSVPSSALVNENGSLRSREELQRILGESGADPAQPAITTCGSGVTAPIIALALARLGRWDAAVYDGSWAEWGSRDDVPVVTGA is encoded by the coding sequence ATGGAACACACTGATCCGATCGTCTCTTGTGCGTGGCTCGCGGAGCGGCTCGACGCGCCGGATATCCGCATCATCGACGCGACCTGGTTCTTGCCGCGGGATGCGCGCGACGCCAAGGCGCTCTATGCGGCGCGGCGCATTCCGGGCGCGATCTTTTTCGACATCGACGAGATCGCCGACAAGGGGACCAACCTGCCGCACATGCTGCCGGCGCCGGAGAAGTTCGCGTCGCGCATGAAGAAGCTTGGCGTCGGCGATGGCGCGCGTGTCGTGGTCTATGACAGCCAGGGGCTTTTTTCGGCGGCGCGTGTATGGTGGACGTTTCGTGTCATGGGCCATGACGATGTCGTTGTTCTCGACGGCGGTTTGCCGGCCTGGGAACGCGGCGGGTATCCGATCGAAACCGATCCGCCGGCACCCAAGACGGAGCGGCATTTCACGCCGCGTGTACGTGCGGATTTGGTGCGCGATCTTTCCGACATGCGCCGTGCCGTTGAGGCGGGCGCGCAGATTCTGGACGCACGGCCCAATCCGCGTTTTCGCGGCGAGGCGCCGGAGCCGCGCCCTGGCTTGAAGAGCGGCCATATGCCGGGCGCTCATAGCGTTCCCTCTTCGGCACTGGTCAATGAAAATGGTTCATTGCGTTCTCGCGAAGAGCTGCAGCGCATTCTTGGCGAATCCGGCGCCGATCCGGCGCAGCCGGCCATCACCACGTGCGGCTCCGGCGTCACCGCGCCGATCATCGCGCTCGCGTTGGCGCGACTCGGACGTTGGGACGCGGCCGTCTATGACGGCTCATGGGCCGAGTGGGGATCGCGGGACGATGTGCCTGTGGTGACGGGCGCCTGA
- the mfd gene encoding transcription-repair coupling factor, whose product MKDPALSPRLIETLAKSKDALVVTGAPEGVDAAGLAEAASLRGGVTLFVARDETRASQFEAAARFFAPELATLRLPAWDTLPYDRISPAAAGAAQRCAALTQLARRTDRESALLVIATASAVAQRVPPRARMGDAALLAAAGEEASMEVFEGYFGVNGYNRASTVRAPGEFAVRGGLIDVFPPGAAEPLRFDFFGDTLETIRSFDPETQISKAKHKNALLTPVSEVLLDELTVLQFRRRFNQAYGAVSDAIYDSVSARIRRQGVEQFLPFFYERLETVFDYAGADALIAFDALAEEAIKERVETARDHYDSRKTAPVARGGSVFRAPEPDLLYLNDDALRAAIGARAQRRFTHFDTDAKKQLDLGARPGRDFATERQTADANVFEAAAKHVEALSKAKKRVVIAAWSDGSAERLAGVLADHGVEGIGRVETWRHAAALPKAAHALAVLPIEHGFETDALAFIAEQDILGDRLARPRKRRKASAFIAEAAAMSQGDLIVHQDHGVGRYEGLKTLDVAGAPHDCLDLTYSGGDKLYLPVENIELVSRYGAEDAEAQLDKLGGVAWQSRKARAKQRLRDMAEELLRIAAQRVTRTAEPVAPPEGLWDEFCARFPYEETDDQLTAIDDVVGDLAAGRPMDRLICGDVGFGKTEVALRAAFLVAMTGKQVAVVAPTTLLCRQHYRTFTERFRGLPIRVRQLSRLVTAKEQAETKVGLTAGTVEIVIGTHALLSKTVKFSDLGLMIIDEEQHFGVKHKERLKDMRAEVHALTLSATPIPRTLQLALAGIREMSLITTPPIDRMAVRTYVTPFDNMTVREALLREKYRGGQSFFVSPRISDLDEAANFLRRNVPEVTFAIAHGQMAAGSLDEIMTSFYDGAYDVLLSTSIVESGLDIPRANTLVVFRADMFGLAQLYQLRGRVGRSKVRAYAYLTTAAEQALTVSAEKRLKILSSLDSLGAGFTLASHDLDMRGGGNLLGEEQSGHIREVGVELYQSMLEEAVAALRDGHEDEANEKSWSPQINVGASVLIPEAYVADLNVRLSLYRRLADLDSDQEREAFAAELIDRFGPLPAEADQLIAVAALKALCRRCLISKLDAGPKGAVLTFRDGGFPDPMALVRHVQERPDDYKMRPDGKLVVQGGWPEATQRLKALRAVLEALSRIAMKKAA is encoded by the coding sequence ATGAAAGACCCAGCTCTCTCCCCGCGTCTGATCGAGACGCTGGCGAAGTCGAAGGACGCGCTGGTTGTCACCGGCGCGCCGGAAGGTGTGGACGCGGCGGGGTTGGCCGAAGCCGCGAGCCTGCGCGGCGGCGTGACTTTGTTCGTGGCGCGCGATGAAACGCGGGCGTCGCAGTTTGAAGCCGCCGCACGCTTCTTCGCACCAGAGCTGGCGACGTTACGTCTGCCGGCTTGGGACACGCTGCCCTACGATCGCATCTCGCCAGCGGCCGCTGGCGCTGCACAACGATGCGCGGCGCTCACTCAACTTGCACGCCGCACTGACCGCGAGTCAGCGCTGCTCGTCATCGCGACGGCGTCCGCCGTTGCCCAGCGCGTGCCGCCACGCGCACGCATGGGTGACGCGGCGCTGCTTGCTGCCGCCGGCGAAGAAGCCTCCATGGAGGTGTTCGAGGGCTATTTCGGCGTCAACGGCTACAATCGCGCCTCGACCGTCCGCGCGCCCGGCGAGTTCGCGGTGCGCGGTGGCCTGATCGACGTGTTTCCTCCTGGCGCGGCCGAGCCACTCCGGTTCGATTTCTTCGGCGACACGCTGGAGACGATCCGCAGCTTCGATCCAGAAACGCAAATCTCGAAGGCCAAGCACAAGAACGCACTGCTGACGCCAGTCAGCGAGGTGTTGCTTGATGAACTGACGGTTCTCCAGTTCCGCCGCCGCTTCAACCAAGCGTACGGCGCCGTCAGCGATGCGATCTACGACAGCGTCAGCGCCCGCATCCGCCGCCAGGGCGTCGAACAATTCTTGCCGTTCTTCTACGAGCGCCTCGAAACCGTGTTCGATTATGCCGGCGCCGATGCGCTAATCGCGTTTGACGCCTTGGCGGAGGAAGCGATCAAGGAACGCGTCGAAACCGCCCGCGATCACTACGATTCCCGCAAAACCGCGCCGGTCGCGCGCGGTGGATCAGTGTTCCGCGCGCCCGAACCAGATTTACTCTACCTCAATGACGATGCACTTCGCGCCGCGATCGGCGCACGCGCGCAGCGGCGCTTCACGCACTTCGACACCGACGCCAAGAAACAACTCGACCTCGGCGCCCGCCCAGGACGCGACTTCGCCACCGAACGCCAAACCGCCGACGCCAACGTCTTCGAAGCTGCCGCAAAGCATGTCGAAGCGCTGAGCAAAGCCAAGAAGCGCGTCGTCATCGCGGCATGGTCTGACGGTTCAGCCGAACGCCTTGCCGGCGTCTTGGCCGATCACGGCGTCGAAGGCATTGGCCGCGTAGAGACTTGGCGGCACGCAGCGGCGCTGCCGAAAGCCGCCCACGCACTAGCGGTGCTGCCGATCGAGCATGGCTTCGAAACCGACGCGCTCGCCTTCATCGCCGAACAGGACATCCTCGGCGATCGCCTCGCGCGTCCGCGCAAGCGCCGCAAGGCCAGCGCGTTCATCGCCGAAGCCGCCGCGATGAGCCAAGGCGATCTCATAGTCCACCAAGATCACGGCGTCGGCCGCTACGAAGGCTTGAAGACGCTCGACGTTGCCGGCGCGCCGCACGATTGCTTGGATCTGACCTACTCCGGCGGCGACAAATTGTATTTGCCGGTGGAGAACATCGAACTCGTGTCGCGCTACGGTGCCGAAGACGCCGAAGCGCAACTCGACAAGCTCGGCGGTGTCGCCTGGCAAAGCCGGAAGGCGCGCGCCAAGCAGCGTCTTCGCGATATGGCGGAAGAACTGCTCCGCATCGCCGCGCAACGCGTCACCCGCACCGCCGAACCCGTCGCGCCGCCGGAAGGCTTGTGGGACGAGTTCTGCGCGCGCTTTCCGTACGAAGAAACCGACGATCAGCTCACGGCAATCGACGATGTGGTCGGCGATCTCGCCGCCGGGCGCCCGATGGATCGCCTGATCTGCGGCGATGTCGGCTTCGGCAAAACTGAAGTTGCACTCCGCGCCGCTTTCCTAGTGGCCATGACAGGCAAGCAAGTGGCCGTAGTTGCGCCGACAACGCTGCTCTGTCGCCAACACTATCGCACCTTCACCGAACGCTTCCGCGGCCTGCCGATACGCGTCCGTCAGCTCTCGCGCCTCGTTACCGCCAAGGAGCAAGCCGAGACGAAGGTGGGCCTCACCGCGGGCACGGTGGAGATTGTCATCGGAACGCACGCGCTGCTGTCGAAGACCGTCAAGTTCTCCGATCTCGGGCTCATGATCATCGACGAAGAACAGCATTTCGGCGTGAAGCACAAAGAGCGCCTGAAGGATATGCGCGCCGAAGTTCACGCGCTCACGCTCTCCGCCACGCCGATCCCGCGCACGCTGCAGCTCGCGTTGGCCGGCATCCGCGAGATGAGCCTCATCACCACGCCGCCGATCGACCGCATGGCGGTGCGCACCTATGTGACGCCGTTCGACAATATGACCGTGCGCGAAGCGTTGTTGCGCGAGAAGTATCGCGGCGGGCAGAGCTTCTTCGTCTCGCCGCGCATTTCCGATCTGGATGAAGCCGCAAACTTCCTGCGCCGCAACGTGCCGGAAGTGACGTTCGCTATTGCGCACGGCCAAATGGCCGCCGGCAGCCTCGATGAGATCATGACGAGCTTTTACGACGGCGCTTACGATGTGCTGCTCTCCACCAGCATTGTCGAATCCGGTCTCGACATTCCACGCGCCAATACGCTCGTCGTGTTCCGCGCCGACATGTTCGGCCTGGCGCAGCTCTATCAGCTGCGCGGCCGGGTAGGGCGCTCGAAAGTGCGCGCGTATGCGTATCTCACCACTGCCGCCGAACAGGCGCTCACCGTAAGCGCCGAAAAGCGGCTTAAGATTCTATCGTCGCTTGATAGCCTCGGCGCAGGTTTCACGCTGGCAAGCCACGATCTCGACATGCGCGGCGGCGGCAATCTGTTGGGTGAGGAGCAATCCGGCCACATCCGCGAAGTCGGCGTCGAGCTTTATCAGTCCATGCTCGAAGAAGCGGTCGCCGCCTTGCGCGACGGGCACGAGGATGAAGCCAACGAAAAGTCCTGGTCGCCGCAGATCAATGTCGGCGCGTCGGTGCTCATTCCTGAAGCCTACGTCGCCGATCTCAACGTGCGACTTTCGCTCTATCGCCGCTTGGCCGATCTGGATTCCGATCAAGAGCGCGAAGCGTTCGCCGCCGAGCTGATCGATCGCTTTGGCCCGCTGCCTGCGGAAGCGGATCAGCTCATCGCGGTTGCTGCGTTGAAAGCGCTCTGCCGTCGCTGCCTAATCTCGAAACTCGACGCTGGTCCAAAGGGGGCTGTGCTCACGTTCCGAGATGGCGGTTTCCCGGATCCGATGGCGCTGGTGCGTCACGTTCAGGAACGCCCGGACGATTACAAGATGCGACCGGACGGCAAGCTCGTGGTGCAGGGCGGTTGGCCGGAAGCGACGCAAAGGCTGAAGGCGTTGCGCGCGGTGCTGGAAGCGTTGTCGCGGATCGCGATGAAGAAAGCGGCTTAA